The following coding sequences lie in one Spinacia oleracea cultivar Varoflay chromosome 1, BTI_SOV_V1, whole genome shotgun sequence genomic window:
- the LOC110803303 gene encoding indole-3-acetic acid-induced protein ARG7-like: MAKGSKFFQASINKCRKMGSKAIHSSSEYECESCCQWCFWPSLSLQQEAEKFIPKDVPKGHTVVYVGQHQKRYVIKITLLKHPLFRALLDQARDQHDDSTTPPRLWIPCDEHVFLHVIRCVR; encoded by the coding sequence ATGGCGAAGGGTAGTAAGTTCTTCCAAGCATCCATAAACAAGTGTAGGAAAATGGGAAGCAAGGCAATACATTCATCATCAGAATATGAATGTGAGTCTTGCTGTCAATGGTGTTTCTGGCCATCGTTGAGTTTACAGCAAGAAGCAGAAAAGTTCATCCCTAAAGATGTGCCAAAGGGTCATACGGTAGTATACGTTGGCCAACATCAGAAGAGGTACGTCATCAAAATCACGTTGCTTAAACACCCGCTTTTTCGAGCTCTGCTAGACCAGGCTAGAGACCAGCATGACGACTCCACCACACCGCCACGACTATGGATCCCGTGTGATGAACATGTCTTCCTTCATGTTATCCGATGTGTCCGATAA
- the LOC110803295 gene encoding uncharacterized protein: MGKKRVSSSPLKVLIQWIQRQYLIVKLILGGIATLCSLVALKTLVKDRDMLFVASESSHIIGILILIYKLTTKQSCSGLSLKSQELTAIFLAARLVCSVMIEGDIHTLLDSITLASTLWVIYMLRFKFKSTYIKDFDTISLFYVVIPCGILSILVHPKGRWFVIGSVLWSFCLSVEALSMLPQLRFMQNAKMIEPFTAHYVFALGISRFVGCAHWIIQIYETNGAYLVLAGKGNLFLLLVFVAETVQTFILADFCYYYVKSVAKGKIIESLPV, translated from the exons atgGGGAAAAAAAGAGTTTCATCATCCCCATTGAAAGTGTTAATCCAATGGATTCAAAGGCAATATTTAATAGTGAAATTAATACTGGGAGGCATAGCAACTTTGTGTAGTTTGGTGGCATTAAAAACACTTGTGAAAGATCGAGACATGCTTTTTGTTGCCTCTGAATCAAGTCATATTATTGGGATTTTGATCTTGATTTACAAGCTCACCACCAAGCAATCTTGTTCTG GGTTGTCACTAAAAAGTCAAGAGCTAACAGCAATATTTTTAGCAGCAAGACTAGTATGTAGTGTTATGATCGAAGGTGACATACATACACTTCTCGACTCCATAACTCTAGCTTCTACTTTGTGGGTGATTTATATGTTACGTTTCAAGTTTAAATCCACTTATATTAAAGACTTCGACACCATTTCCCTCTTCTATGTG GTAATACCTTGTGGCATCCTTTCAATATTAGTGCACCCGAAAGGACGTTGGTTTGTTATCGGTAGTGTGCTCTGGTCGTTTTGCTTGAGCGTTGAAGCCCTTTCGATGTTGCCTCAACTTCGATTCATGCAAAACGCAAAG ATGATTGAACCATTTACTGCTCACTATGTTTTCGCCTTGGGTATTTCAAGGTTCGTGGGATGTGCTCACTGGATCATTCAG ATATATGAGACTAATGGAGCATACCTAGTGTTAGCTGGGAAAGGAAATTTGTTTCTACTACTAGTATTTGTAGCTGAAACAGTTCAAACTTTCATTTTGGCGGACTTTTGTTATTATTACGTTAAGAG TGTCGCGAAAGGCAAGATTATAGAAAGTCTACCTGTCTAA
- the LOC110803287 gene encoding uncharacterized protein: MEVGAAVSSSSTSRVLTNHHLFSLSSNKTPLKTNLFASKGFSFASLQSSLPVRKPFSCSAAISTSNATISTPKVKGSNEGDCSVFELSSLTALSPLDGRYWNKVKELAPFMSEYGLIRYRVLVEIKWLLMLSQIPEVPEVPSFSDETQQYMQGLIDDFGMADALEVKNIEKVTNHDVKAIEYFLKQKCQSHPEISKVLEFFHFSCTSEDINNLAHGLMLKEALNKVLFPVMDEVIGAMCNMAKEYAHIPMLSRTHGQPASPTTLGKEMAIFAVRLSRERQRLSQIELLGKFGGAVGNYNAHVVAYPEINWPTIAEEFVQSLGLTFNPYVTQIEPHDYMASLFHAIIQFNNILTDFDRDVWGYISLGYFKQLTKAGEIGSSTMPHKVNPIDFENSEGNLGKANSGLSFLSMKLPISRWQRDLTDSTVLRTMGEGLGHSLLAYRSTLQGIGKLQVNQTRLDEDLNHSWEVLAEPIQTVMRRYGVPEPYEKLKEFTRGKAVTQESMQEFVQGLELPQEAKAILLKLTPHTYIGAATELAKTVDAAVNMVNGFRDS; this comes from the exons ATGGAGGTAGGAGCAGCAGTATCTTCTTCTTCAACTTCTAGGGTTTTAACTAACCATcacctattttctctctcttccaacAAAACTCCATTGAAAACCAACCTTTTTGCTTCAAAGGGTTTTTCCTTTGCATCTCTTCAATCCTCTCTTCCTGTTAGAAAACCCTTTTCTTGCTCAGCCGCTATCAGCACAAGCAACGCCACCATTTCCACCCCAAAG GTGAAGGGTTCAAATGAGGGAGATTGTAGTGTATTTGAGCTTTCAAGTTTGACAGCTTTGTCTCCCTTGGATGGCCGATACTGGAATAAAGTAAAGGAATTGGCTCCTTTTATGAGTGAATATGGTTTAATTCGATACCGAGTTCTTGTCGAG ATTAAATGGTTATTGATGCTGTCCCAAATTCCTGAAGTGCCTGAAGTGCCGAGCTTTAGTGATGAAACACAGCAGTATATGCAAGGTTTGATTGATGATTTTGGCATGGCTGATGCTTTGGAAGTGAAAAATATTGAGAAAGTGACCAACCATGATGTGAAGGCAATTGAGTATTTCCTGAAGCAGAAATGTCAGTCCCATCCAGAGATCTCTAAG GTTTTGGAGTTTTTCCATTTTTCTTGCACATCTGAAGATATCAACAATCTTGCTCATGGATTAATGCTCAAAGAAGCATTGAACAAAGTTTTATTTCCTGTCATGGATGAAGTTATAGGAGCAATGTGTAACATGGCCAAGGAATATGCGCATATTCCTATGCTTTCCCGCACTCATGGACAG CCAGCTTCACCCACCACCTTGGGAAAAGAGATGGCAATATTTGCGGTCAGACTAAGCAGAGAGAGGCAGAGACTTTCTCAGATCGAGTTATTGGGGAAATTTGGTGGTGCTGTTGGAAACTACAATGCTCATGTTGTTGCATATCCTGAGATCAATTGGCCAACGATTGCAGAAGAATTTGTGCAATCTTTAGGATTAACTTTCAATCCTTATGTGACTCAA ATTGAACCTCATGACTATATGGCTAGTCTATTCCACGCAATTATCCAGTTCAACAATATTTTAACGGATTTTGACAGGGACGTATGGGGCTATATTTCATTGGGTTATTTTAAGCAG TTGACTAAGGCTGGTGAAATCGGATCATCTACAATGCCTCACAAAGTGAACCCTATTGATTTTGAAAATAGTGAAGGGAACCTTGGCAAGGCTAATTCTGGTCTATCTTTTCTAAGCATGAAATTGCCTATTTCACGGTGGCAG CGTGACTTGACTGATTCAACAGTTTTGAGGACAATGGGCGAAGGATTAGGACATTCCCTACTAGCGTACAGAAGTACCCTGCAGGGTATTGGAAAGCTCCAG GTGAACCAAACCAGGTTGGATGAAGACTTGAACCATTCGTGGGAAGTACTTGCAGAACCTATACAAACG GTCATGCGAAGATATGGTGTCCCTGAGCCGTACGAAAAGTTAAAGGAGTTTACAAGAGGAAAAGCAGTCACTCAAGAAAGCATGCAAGAGTTTGTTCAAGGACTGGAATTGCCTCAGGAGGCAAAGGCTATTCTCTTAAAGCTGACACCACACACATACATCGGAGCAGCAACCGAGCTTGCCAAAACCGTTGATGCGGCCGTGAATATGGTGAATGGATTCCGCGATTCTTAG